The Synechococcus sp. WH 8101 sequence ACCCACCGGCGCGCTCGATTCGCGCACCACCAACGATGTCCTCGATCTGTTTGACGATCTGCATCGTCAAGGGATCACGCTCGTGCTGGTCACCCACGAAGACGACGTGGCTGCACGGGCCGCCACGGTGGCCCATTTCCGCGACGGCCGCGTCGAGCGCCTTGAGCGGAATCGCCGCTGATTCAGGGCTGACTAAGCTGATGTGAGGCCGCTGCTCTTGCATGGTTGATGCTGCAGCCAGCCCCCCGAGGGTTCTGCTGGTCGATGACGAGTCTCGCCTGACCGACCTGCTGCGCCTCGAACTCGATGTGGAGGGCTACGCGGTCGACGTGGCCTCCGACGGTGCCTCAGCCCTGATCAAGGCCCGCCAGGACCCGGCTCCGAATCTGATCGTTCTCGACTGGAATCTCCCCGATTTCACCGGCATCGACATCTGCCAGAGGATTCGCAGCAGTGGTGTCACCACGCCGATCCTGATGCTCACCGGCCACGACGACATCGCCGATCGGGTCAAAGCTCTCGATGCCGGCGTGGATGACTACCTCACCAAGCCCTTCTCGATCGAAGAGCTGATGGCTCGCCTGCGGGCCATGCAACGGCGGGCGGAATTCTTCTCCAAGGAGGGCACGAGCGGGCAGCCACTGCTCCTGGAGGTGGGCGATCTCCGTTTGCACACCGGCACGCGCGATGTGCGTCGAGGTGACCGGGAGATTCAACTCTCCGTGAAGGAATACGACCTGCTTCACTTCCTGATGCGGGGGCGGGGCCGGGTGCTGGAACGCGCTGAAATCATGCGCGGTGTATGGGGAGAAAATTTCTATGGAGACGACAACCTTCTCGACGTTTACATCCGCTATCTCCGCCAGAAAATTGAAACCAAGGATCAACCCACCCTGATTCACACCGTTCGTGGCGTTGGCTTCATCCTGCGGGATGAAGCCACGCGATGAAGCCGGGCGTGCTTAGCCGCGGGGCCGCTCCAGCCCCTGCATGAGCTGGGCCACCAACAACGACACGGCATCGTCTCCGCCCGCCGTCAGCGGGTTCAGATCCAGATCACCCGGATCCATCGCCACCCAGCCATCCCCTTCGGGTCGGCGCAGTTCGAAATGGAGATGGGGACCGGTGCTCAGCCCCGTGCTGCCGACCCGGCCGATCACCTCCCCCTGACGGACGGTCTGGCCCGCTTTCACATAGATCTCGGAGAGGTGGCCATACAGCGTGCGCCGGCGGGGCTTGCTGTGTTCGAGCTCAACGGCGATGCCATACCCACCCGCCAGACCACTGCTGGTGACAATGCCGGACAACGCGGCCACAACCGGAGTGCCTTCAGGCGCGGCCAGGTCTTTACCGGCATGCATCAACCAATTGCCGATCACCGGATGGAGACGCCAGCCGAATTCACTGGTGGTGATCGCCGAGCCGATAATCGGAAAGAGGAGACGACGATCTCCGTTGCCCGCCAGCGGCAAGGGGCGAGGCGACACGGCGAACACCGATTCGAGTCGGAAGCCGGGACCGGTTCCACCGAGCAGAGCGGACACCGGCACCGTGATCGGTGGCAGGGGCTGACCATCAGCACCGCGACGCAAGCTGGCGTTCAGACCACCGTCACGGCGGGAACGCCAGGACAAAGGCGTTGGGTCACCGCGCAGGCCACGGCCACGCAGGGCCACACCGGAATGGCATTCCTGCTTCGACAGCGCACCGCTGCGACAGGCCTGCTGCAGGGCCGGCACATGAATGGGCCGAGCCACGGCACCTGCCTCCAGCTGCCGCCGTTCCAGCGGGGTGATCACCCTGTTGCGCTCCAGGCTTTCGAGGGAACGGTCAAAGCGCAACGGTTCCTGAGTCTCCAACCGGGCCGGGGGCAGCACAGGCGGCTCTGCGGCGGGGAGGTCACCCGGGGCCTGAGGGGCCACCGGCAAGGCCAGGAGCCAGGCAGCCGCAAGCCAACGCACGAGCACACACCATTCAGGAACGGCGAGACTCTAGAGACCCTGATCGCGAGCGTCAGCCCAGCGAGTCCAGCTCATGGTCCGGGTTCCCTGTTGGAGCTGCAAAGCCCCATCCGCCCCCAACCCCGTGATCCGCCACGGCTCACCGGTGGCAGGGTCACGCACCTGCCGTTGCCACAGCCTCGCCTCCACGGCCCGCACCAGCGCCTGTGGAGCCAAGGCGAATCCACAGGCACGCTCGAGGCATCGCAGCACCTCGGTCGTCCAGACCTGAGGTCGGCAACGACCACCGGCCAGCACCTGACGCAGAGCCACAGCACCAACCGGCACGGGATTCATCACATTCAGGCCCACGCCGATGCGCGCCAGACGAAGGTGACCGCCGCAGTGCACCATGCGCGGCAGCACACCGGCCAGTTTCCGGTCGCCGATCAGCAGATCATTGGGCCATTTGATCCGGATCGGTACTCCCTCGCTCTCGAGGCGCTCCGCCAAAGACAAGGCAACGGCCAGCCCCAGGAGGCCGGGTGCCGCCGCCGTCGAGGGCCAGGGCAGGGCCGCGCTGATCCAGACCCCTCCCGCCGGGGCCTGCCAGACCCGCCCCCATTGCCCTTGGGCCCGGATCTGATGGCGCGCAATCACCGCCCGGGGCTGCGGCCCCTGCCAGGGCCTGTGCTGCAACCACTGGGTGAGCTCGGTCTCCGTGCTGGCACAGACGGGAAGCACGCGAAGGTTCCAAAGGGGAAGGCCCTGACGGCGCCGTCGCCTCAACAGATCCGCCCCTCGCCGGCCGATCAGCTTTGCTGACGCCACCAGGGCTCCAAACGCTGGATGGCCTGCTCCAGGCTGTCGGTCGGTTGCACCAGGGCAAGGCGCAACCAATGGGCACCGGCGGCACCGAAGCCCGACCCCGGGGTGAGCGCCACACCCGCCTGATCGAGAAGCGCCGCCGCCAGATCCTCGTCGTTCCAGCCCCGCTGCCTAGCCCAGGCGGGTACGGGAAGCCATAGATAGAGCGCCATCGACGGGACGGGCGCCCGCCAGCCGAGGCGGTGAAGGGCCTTCAGGGTGCGATCCCTGCGCTCGCGATAGATGGGCACGATCCGGCGCGGCCAATCGGGAACCTCGGTGAGAGCCGCGATCGCCCCCTGCTGCAGGGCGAGGGATTGGTTGAAATCCACCACCCCCTTGAGCTGGCGGAGCGCGCTGATCAGAGGCGCCGCCCCAATGGCGAAGGCAAGACGGAAGCCACCGAGGCACCAACCCTTCGAGAGGGAAAAGAATTCGATCCCCCGCTCGCGCCAGCCCTGGCTGCGAAGCAGCGCCGGCGCCTCTCCCTCCAGGGCGAGATCGAGATAGGGGTTGTCGTGGGCCAGCACGCAGTCATGGCGCTGGGCCCGCTGCATCGCCTCGTCCAGCCAGGTTTGCTCTCCGACCTGCGCCGTTGGGTTGTGGGGGAAACCCAGCACCATCAACCGCAACTGATCCCATTCGGCACTGCTCAACCTGTCCCAGCAGGGTCGCCATCCCGTCGCCTCCTCCAGAGGCAGCGATGCAATCCGGGCATCAGCCAGCACCAGGCCACCGCGGTGAGAGGGGTAGGACGGATCGAGGATCAAGCCGGCCTCGCCAGGGTTGAGCACGGCTAGGGGCAGATGGGCCGTTCCTTCCTGGGAGCCCACCAGCAGCAGCACTTCCCGCTCTGGATCCACATCCACCGCGAAGCGGGACTGACACCAGGAGGCCACGGCCTCACGCAGGGGCCGGGTGCCGGCATGGAGGCAATAGGTCGCGCTTCCAGGCGCCTCTAGTGCTGCCGCCATGGCGGCCAGCGCCTGAGGTGGCGGCTCCAGATCCGTCGACCCAAGGGAGAGATCCACCAGCGGCAGGCCTTGGGCCGCCTCACTGAGGCGATAGTGATGCTTGCGCTGGTCATTGCGGTCGAAAACACCACTGCCCAGTCGCTCCAGACGCCTAGAGGTGTGCATCCAGGAAAGCCTGCAGCTGAGGCTTGGCGATGGCACCCTCATGGCGTGCCAGCTCCGCACCATTCTGAAAAATGATCAGCGTGGGAATGCCCTGCACCTTGTAGGCATCGCGGGTGGCGGGGTTGCCGTCCACCTCAAGCTTGCCGACGTCGAGGCGGTCGGCGTAGGTCTCGGCGGCCCAGTCCATCAGGGGGGCCATCAGGCGGCAGGGGCCGCACCAGGTGGCCCAGAAATCCACCAGCACCGGCTTGGACGCCT is a genomic window containing:
- a CDS encoding response regulator transcription factor, giving the protein MVDAAASPPRVLLVDDESRLTDLLRLELDVEGYAVDVASDGASALIKARQDPAPNLIVLDWNLPDFTGIDICQRIRSSGVTTPILMLTGHDDIADRVKALDAGVDDYLTKPFSIEELMARLRAMQRRAEFFSKEGTSGQPLLLEVGDLRLHTGTRDVRRGDREIQLSVKEYDLLHFLMRGRGRVLERAEIMRGVWGENFYGDDNLLDVYIRYLRQKIETKDQPTLIHTVRGVGFILRDEATR
- a CDS encoding M23 family metallopeptidase, with protein sequence MLVRWLAAAWLLALPVAPQAPGDLPAAEPPVLPPARLETQEPLRFDRSLESLERNRVITPLERRQLEAGAVARPIHVPALQQACRSGALSKQECHSGVALRGRGLRGDPTPLSWRSRRDGGLNASLRRGADGQPLPPITVPVSALLGGTGPGFRLESVFAVSPRPLPLAGNGDRRLLFPIIGSAITTSEFGWRLHPVIGNWLMHAGKDLAAPEGTPVVAALSGIVTSSGLAGGYGIAVELEHSKPRRRTLYGHLSEIYVKAGQTVRQGEVIGRVGSTGLSTGPHLHFELRRPEGDGWVAMDPGDLDLNPLTAGGDDAVSLLVAQLMQGLERPRG
- a CDS encoding biotin--[acetyl-CoA-carboxylase] ligase, with the translated sequence MASAKLIGRRGADLLRRRRRQGLPLWNLRVLPVCASTETELTQWLQHRPWQGPQPRAVIARHQIRAQGQWGRVWQAPAGGVWISAALPWPSTAAAPGLLGLAVALSLAERLESEGVPIRIKWPNDLLIGDRKLAGVLPRMVHCGGHLRLARIGVGLNVMNPVPVGAVALRQVLAGGRCRPQVWTTEVLRCLERACGFALAPQALVRAVEARLWQRQVRDPATGEPWRITGLGADGALQLQQGTRTMSWTRWADARDQGL
- a CDS encoding aminotransferase class I/II-fold pyridoxal phosphate-dependent enzyme yields the protein MHTSRRLERLGSGVFDRNDQRKHHYRLSEAAQGLPLVDLSLGSTDLEPPPQALAAMAAALEAPGSATYCLHAGTRPLREAVASWCQSRFAVDVDPEREVLLLVGSQEGTAHLPLAVLNPGEAGLILDPSYPSHRGGLVLADARIASLPLEEATGWRPCWDRLSSAEWDQLRLMVLGFPHNPTAQVGEQTWLDEAMQRAQRHDCVLAHDNPYLDLALEGEAPALLRSQGWRERGIEFFSLSKGWCLGGFRLAFAIGAAPLISALRQLKGVVDFNQSLALQQGAIAALTEVPDWPRRIVPIYRERRDRTLKALHRLGWRAPVPSMALYLWLPVPAWARQRGWNDEDLAAALLDQAGVALTPGSGFGAAGAHWLRLALVQPTDSLEQAIQRLEPWWRQQS
- the trxA gene encoding thioredoxin; protein product: MAPVVSDFTDAAFAQEVLQASKPVLVDFWATWCGPCRLMAPLMDWAAETYADRLDVGKLEVDGNPATRDAYKVQGIPTLIIFQNGAELARHEGAIAKPQLQAFLDAHL